The following proteins come from a genomic window of Gossypium raimondii isolate GPD5lz chromosome 5, ASM2569854v1, whole genome shotgun sequence:
- the LOC105765871 gene encoding ethylene-responsive transcription factor ERF024: MEYLEIDSSSCKPCSPDSELSSFSSTSSAYDLPLMVVSSSHKRKAGRKKFKETRHPVFRGVRQRRGSKWVSEIREPYKKSRIWLGTFLSPEMAARAYDVAVLALRGKSAALNFPDSASVLPRAKSSSPKDIQIAAFAAAEAFKPITSTDIDPQPVGCSSSTSVSTENDEEKSLLDDGSMWDRSWSLEATNTNDNEWNYGFMDEEALFNMPGLLDSMAEGLLLSSPAALQAQVYDCDDDVASTFNIDLWRHY; this comes from the coding sequence ATGGAGTATTTGGAGATTGATTCTTCTTCATGCAAGCCATGCAGCCCTGACTCAGAGTTATCCTCCTTCTCATCTACCTCATCAGCTTATGATCTGCCATTAATGGTTGTTTCGAGTTCCCATAAGCGAAAAGCTGGTCGAAAGAAGTTTAAAGAGACTCGTCATCCGGTATTTAGAGGTGTACGGCAAAGGAGAGGGAGTAAATGGGTGTCTGAAATTCGTGAACCTTACAAGAAATCAAGGATTTGGTTGGGCACTTTCCTTAGCCCTGAAATGGCAGCTAGGGCTTACGACGTTGCCGTCTTAGCGCTTAGGGGCAAATCCGCCGCTCTTAATTTTCCAGACTCGGCTTCTGTTCTCCCCAGGGCTAAGTCTTCTTCGCCAAAAGACATACAAATCGCTGCGTTTGCCGCTGCCGAGGCTTTTAAACCAATAACTTCAACGGATATTGATCCTCAACCAGTGGGATGCTCATCATCAACCTCAGTTTCCACTGAGAACGACGAAGAAAAGAGCCTTTTAGATGATGGCTCGATGTGGGATCGTAGTTGGAGCTTGGAGGCCACCAACACTAATGATAATGAGTGGAATTATGGTTTCATGGACGAGGAGGCATTGTTTAATATGCCAGGCTTACTCGATAGCATGGCTGAGGGTTTGCTCCTTTCTTCACCTGCTGCTTTGCAGGCACAAGTTTATGATTGCGACGATGACGTAGCTTCCACCTTTAACATTGATTTATGGCGACATTACTAA